The following proteins are encoded in a genomic region of Phycodurus eques isolate BA_2022a chromosome 11, UOR_Pequ_1.1, whole genome shotgun sequence:
- the rrbp1a gene encoding ribosome-binding protein 1a has translation MDIYDPQTIGIMVFGGFMVISAVGIALVSTFSMKETSYEEALAKQRRELGKIQSGRTEKKKKVKTADKKNRGKKKEEKPNGMIPEAEKSNETSEADQVPEPLSAPIVATAPVAQYASEAKAHATPAPADPQPKAVKTSPTPAASSPVPLPKDKKKKKSAKVDPTSITPALAVAPAQDRPSPVPASAKATESLKAKTAPLSAPSKVVPTTSVPAKASSASPSSKSNSKSVPPSAKSAPASNKSAPASTKSTPALTKSTPASDNSAPASTKSAPASTKSAPASTKSAPASDNSSPPSAKSAKASAKSATASSAPASDNSSPPSAKSAKASAKSAPASAKSAPGSAKSAPASAKSAPASDNSSPPSAKSAKASAKSAPASAKSAPASDNSSPPSAKSAKASDNSSPPSAKSAKASAKSAPASAKSAPASDNSSPPSAKSAKSAPASAKSAPASDNSPPASAKSAPASAKSAKSAPAPAKSAPAPAKSAPAPEKSPPASEKSTPAKTKSAPATDRSAPASTKAAPASTKAAPASTKAAPASTKAAPAATKATPASTKAAPASTKAASAVSRSAAAPAKSSAAPTKSAPLLEAVIKDVPVMAVPPVGSSVPKAQEPKKKASKKKSESVATVDFAGTPLYLPYKALVSTISSMMFSEREAHSLIEMLSEKAGIIQGTWHMATQKGDPMTMLKKQLEEKEKQLGAEQEDSSAAKNRLRELTKELAAEKSKVASVETRLSSQLSKREQEMIALQARMQASYQDHVAQSQKLNAKIVSLKDQLEKGPNAQLARLQQENSILRDALNQATSQAESKQNAELAKLRQECAKLTKELGEKTEILHADEHVRKGLEAKVSAAEKQLSSLQANHAESQQGLQRKLEEVCAELRTTQSANSRLQDSWKKAQKDTSTLSEFQVKMGNLEAQVKERAAQVDALTAQLEGAQVEKQQFVQQLASINSLLEASQNERVNPAELQQLKLSLQEKDVQFNTLQEKLKQFQMKKEAAENTISELQQKHERENASLITSHQDELKNLKEIVQQSDVSSEQTKSSLTEKEALVTSLQDQLKESKQNEAFMIQLKAFESEAKESLQKLFPFVPLETQQPNWLQGFTLKAQEVLSQQSQSSQESPESLEKLKEAEETHTTLQAECEQYRTVLAETEGMLKHLQKSVEEEELVWRSKMMSSEEQLKAALEEVHRLESENQSIKQLKEQMMLLEAQLEKQSDNHCIAEELEQLRLQLSYSQSQLDLAHKEAQAHKEELAKVREPLSQVTLSSQQEQNGPTQAQPSQVLSDLNQTTEKLQGEAAKRQKLAEEFQQAQTTITELQAQLDLLKDSTESQQGDSEDVAQLKERLEKEKKLSKDLGQAATKLQQLLKAAQEQLSKERETVVTLQEHRDGKGEYVELKEGTSV, from the exons ATGGATATCTATGACCCTCAGACCATTGGCATAATGGTTTTTGGTGGATTCATGGTGATCTCTGCAGTTGGGATTGCTCTTGTCTCTACGTTCTCTATGAAGGAGACCTCTTATGAAGAGGCACTGGCAAAACAGCGTAGGGAGTTGGGTAAGATACAGTCAGGTCGCacagagaaaaagaagaaggtcAAAACGGCTGACAAAAAGAATCGTGgaaagaagaaggaagaaaagcCCAATGGAATGATCCCGGAAGCTGAAAAATCAAATGAGACTAGTGAAGCTGATCAAGTCCCTGAGCCTCTTTCTGCCCCAATTGTGGCTACTGCTCCTGTTGCTCAATATGCCTCTGAGGCAAAGGCACATGCAACCCCTGCACCAGCAGACCCACAGCCCAAAGCTGTTAAAACAAGTCCAACTCCTGCTGCGTCCTCACCTGTACCTTTGCCtaaagacaaaaagaagaagaaatccgCCAAGGTTGACCCAACCTCTATTACTCCTGCACTCGCAGTTGCTCCTGCACAGGACAGACCCTCACCAGTTCCTGCTTCAGCCAAAGCCACGGAATCTCTCAAGGCCAAAACAGCGCCTCTCTCTGCCCCATCCAAAGTAGTTCCCACAACGTCTGTACCTGCCAAGGCTTCCTCTGCTTCACCATCAAGCAAATCTAATTCTAAATCTGTTCCTCCCTCGGCTAAATCTGCTCCTGCCTCTAATAAGTCCGCCCCGGCCTCAACCAAGTCCACCCCGGCCTTAACCAAATCTACTCCTGCCTCTGATAACTCTGCGCCGGCCTCAACCAAGTCCGCGCCGGCCTCAACCAAGTCCGCCCCGGCCTCAACCAAGTCCGCCCCAGCCTCTGATAACTCTTCCCCGCCCTCTGCCAAGTCTGCCAAGGCCTCTGCCAAGTCCGCCACGGCCTCT TCCGCCCCGGCCTCTGATAACTCTTCCCCGCCCTCTGCCAAGTCCGCCAAGGCCTCTGCCAAGTCCGCCCCGGCCTCTGCCAAGTCCGCCCCGGGCTCTGCCAAGTCCGCCCCGGCCTCTGCCAAGTCCGCCCCGGCCTCTGATAACTCTTCCCCGCCCTCTGCCAAGTCCGCCAAGGCCTCTGCCAAGTCCGCCCCGGCCTCTGCCAAATCCGCCCCGGCCTCTGATAACTCTTCCCCGCCCTCTGCCAAGTCCGCCAAGGCCTCTGATAACTCTTCCCCGCCCTCTGCCAAGTCCGCCAAGGCCTCTGCCAAGTCCGCCCCGGCCTCTGCCAAATCCGCCCCGGCCTCTGATAACTCTTCCCCGCCCTCTGCCAAGTCCGCCAAG TCCGCCCCGGCCTCTGCCAAGTCCGCACCGGCCTCTGATAACTCCCCCCCGGCCTCTGCCAAGTCCGCCCCGGCCTCTGCCAAGTCCGCCAAGTCCGCCCCGGCCCCTGCCAAGTCCGCCCCGGCCCCTGCCAAGTCCGCCCCGGCCCCGGAAAAGTCCCCCCCGGCCTCAGAAAAGTCCACCCCCGCTAAAACCAAGTCCGCCCCGGCCACAGACAGGTCCGCCCCCGCCTCAACCAAGGCCGCCCCCGCCTCAACCAAGGCCGCCCCCGCCTCAACAAAGGCCGCCCCCGCCTCAACCAAGGCCGCCCCCGCCGCAACCAAGGCCACCCCCGCCTCAACCAAGGCCGCCCCCGCCTCAACCAAGGCCGCCTCGGCCGTTTCCAGGTCTGCCGCTGCTCCAGCCAAGTCCTCAGCAGCACCAACCAAGTCTGCCCCACTTCTTGAAGCCGTCATTAAAGATGTTCCCGTCATGGCCGTCCCCCCAGTGGGGTCTAGTGTACCAAAAGCCCAAGAACCCAAGAAGAAGGCCTCCAAGAAAAAATCCGAGAGTG TTGCAACAGTGGATTTCGCTGGCACTCCACTTTACCTGCCCTACAAGGCTTTGGTGTCAACTATCAGCAGCATGATGTTTAGTGAGAGAGAAGCTCATAGCCTCATTGAGATGCTGTCTGAGAAAGCCGGCATAATCCAGGGCACCTGGCACATG GCCACTCAGAAAGGAGACCCAATGACCATGCTGAAGAAACAACTAGAGGAGAAGGAAAAACAGCTGGGGGCTGAACAAGAGGACTCTTCTGCAGCAAAGAACCGTCTGAGAGAGCTCACTAAG GAGCTTGCCGCCGAGAAGTCCAAGGTGGCTAGTGTTGAGACTAGGCTGAGCTCCCAGCTGAGTAAGAGGGAGCAGGAAATGATTGCTCTGCAAGCCCGCATGCAGGCCAGCTACCAGGACCATGTAGCCCAATCCCAGAAGCTCAATGCAAAG ATTGTCAGTCTAAAAGACCAGCTAGAAAAGGGTCCCAATGCCCAGCTGGCCCGTCTGCAGCAAGAGAACTCTATTCTCCGTGATGCCCTCAACCAAGCTACCAGTCAGGCTGAGAGCAA ACAAAATGCGGAGCTAGCCAAACTGCGTCAGGAATGTGCAAAGCTAACAAAGGAACTTGGAGAGAAGACTGAAATTCTGCACGCTGATGAACACGTGAGGAAAGGGCTGGAGGCTAAGGTCTCTGCTGCAGAAAAGCAACTCTCTTCACTTCAG GCCAACCATGCAGAAAGCCAGCAAGGATTGCAGAGGAAATTGGAGGAAGTCTGTGCGGAGCTGAGAACAACACAAAGTGCAAACAGCAGACTGCAGGACTCTTGGAAGAAGGCCCAGAAGGACACCAGCACACTCTCAG AGTTTCAGGTGAAAATGGGAAATCTTGAGGCTCAGGTCAAGGAGCGTGCCGCTCAGGTCGATGCGCTCACTGCTCAGCTGGAGGGAGCACAGGTTGAGAAACAACAGTTCGTACAACAGTTGGCATCCATCAACTCTTTGCTGGAGGCCAGTCAGAATgaa CGGGTGAATCCTGCGGAACTGCAGCAATTAAAGCTCAG CCTGCAGGAGAAGGATGTCCAGTTCAACACTCTCCAGGAGAAACTGAAGCAATTTCAGATGAAGAAGGAGGCAGCG GAGAACACCATTTCTGAACTCCAGCAGAAACATGAGAG GGAGAATGCCAGCCTCATCACCTCTCATCAGGATGAACTTAAAAACCTCAAAGAGATCGTACAA CAATCAGATGTCTCTTCAGAACAGACAAAGAGCAG TCTGACAGAGAAGGAAGCCCTTGTTACATCACTACAAGACCAGCTGAAGgagtcaaagcaaaatgaa GCTTTTATGATCCAGCTTAAAGCTTTTGAAAGTGAAGCCAAAGAATCCCTCCAAAAACTCTTCCCATTTGTACCCCTTGAAACACAACAG CCAAATTGGTTACAAGGTTTTACGCTGAAAGCTCAGGAAGTTCTTAGCCAACAATCCCAGTCAAGTCAAGAATCGCCA GAGTCTCTTGAAAAGCTTAAGGAGGCTGAGGAGACCCACACCACCCTGCAAGCAGAATGTGAACAGTACAGAACAGTTTTAGCTGAAACG GAAGGAATGCTGAAACACCTACAGAAGAGtgttgaggaggaggagctggtGTGGAGGTCTAAAATGATGAGCTCTGAGGAACAGCTGAAAGCA GCTTTGGAGGAAGTACACAGGCTGGAGTCAGAAAATCAAAGTATAAAGCAG CTAAAAGAGCAGATGATGCTGCTGGAGGCGCAGCTGGAGAAGCAGTCAGACAACCATTGCATTGCTGAGGAGCTGGAACAG CTCAGGCTGCAGCTGTCCTACAGTCAGAGCCAGCTGGACTTGGCCCACAAGGAGGCCCAGGCACACAAGGAGGAGCTtgctaag GTCAGAGAGCCGCTGAGCCAAGTCACGTTGAGCAGTCAGCAGGAACAGAACGGTCCCACACAGGCTCAACCTAGTCAG GTTTTATCCGACTTGAATCAGACAACTGAGAAGCTGCAAGGAGAGGCTGCTAAAAGACAGAAGCTGGCAGAAGAGTTTCAACAG GCCCAGACAACCATCACAGAACTTCAGGCTCAACTGGATCTTCTGAAGGATTCAACCGAGTCACAGCAAGGTGACTCAGAAGATGTTGCCCAGCTCAAG GAACGtctggagaaggagaagaagctgTCCAAAGATCTGGGACAGGCAGCCACCAAACTCCAGCAACTTCTCAAAGCCGCACAGGAACAGCTGAGTAAAGAGCGAGAGACGGTGGTAACACTACAGGAGCACCGAGATGGCAAA ggaGAGTATGTGGAATTAAAGGAGGGAACATCCGTCTGA